From a single Wenzhouxiangella sp. XN24 genomic region:
- a CDS encoding 3-deoxy-7-phosphoheptulonate synthase class II: protein MNAKTKPQQWHPASWQDKIASQQPMYPDADAVASVVQRLSMLPPLVVSWEVEALQDKIARAQRGEAFLLQGGDCAENFADCNSDQIARKLKILLQVSVVLLHSLKRPVIRVGRMAGQYAKPRSADNETRDGETLPSYRGDLVNRNGFTSADRVPDPELMLEGYHRAALTLNFVRALAEGGFADLHHPEYWNIGFAQSTPFEHAYKQIVKSITDSMDFFEFISGQPVHRTRRIDFFTSHEGLHLLYEQAQTRFIERSGRWYNLSTHYPWIGMRTAQLDGAHVEYFRGIANPISVKVGTGMSNDWLRGLIDTLNPDNTPGRLTLIHRFGAGNIASHLPPMIEAVQAAGATVLWVCDPMHGNTENTSTGVKTRSFDRILSEVEQAFRIHEEMGSYLGGVHFELTGDDVTECIGGARGLTETDLERAYLSQVDPRLNYEQALELAMRIADLRGR from the coding sequence ATGAACGCCAAGACAAAGCCCCAGCAGTGGCATCCGGCAAGCTGGCAGGACAAGATCGCCAGCCAGCAGCCGATGTACCCCGATGCCGACGCCGTCGCCTCCGTCGTGCAGCGGCTCAGCATGCTGCCGCCCTTGGTGGTGTCCTGGGAAGTCGAAGCCTTGCAGGACAAGATCGCCCGGGCCCAGCGCGGGGAGGCGTTCCTGCTCCAGGGCGGCGATTGCGCCGAGAATTTCGCCGACTGCAACTCGGACCAGATCGCGCGCAAGCTCAAGATCCTGTTGCAGGTCAGCGTGGTGCTCCTGCACAGCCTCAAGCGTCCCGTGATCCGCGTGGGACGGATGGCCGGCCAGTATGCCAAGCCCAGGTCCGCTGACAACGAGACGCGCGACGGCGAGACACTGCCCAGTTACCGCGGCGACCTCGTCAACCGGAACGGCTTCACATCGGCGGACCGCGTTCCCGACCCGGAGTTGATGCTCGAGGGTTATCATCGCGCCGCGCTGACGCTGAACTTCGTTCGTGCGCTCGCCGAAGGCGGCTTCGCCGATCTGCATCATCCGGAATACTGGAACATCGGCTTTGCCCAGTCGACGCCCTTCGAGCATGCCTACAAGCAGATCGTCAAGAGCATCACCGACTCGATGGATTTTTTCGAGTTCATTTCGGGGCAGCCCGTCCATCGCACCCGGCGGATCGATTTCTTCACTTCGCACGAGGGTCTGCACCTGTTGTACGAGCAGGCGCAGACGCGTTTCATCGAGCGCAGCGGCCGTTGGTACAACCTGTCCACGCACTATCCGTGGATCGGCATGCGCACGGCGCAACTCGACGGCGCGCATGTCGAGTATTTCCGCGGGATCGCTAATCCGATATCGGTGAAGGTCGGCACCGGCATGAGCAACGACTGGCTGCGCGGGCTGATCGACACGCTCAACCCCGACAATACGCCGGGCCGGCTGACGCTGATCCATCGTTTCGGCGCCGGCAATATCGCGTCGCACCTGCCGCCGATGATCGAGGCGGTGCAGGCTGCGGGGGCCACCGTATTGTGGGTCTGCGACCCCATGCACGGCAACACGGAGAACACCTCGACCGGCGTCAAGACGCGCAGTTTCGACCGTATTCTCTCCGAGGTGGAACAGGCCTTCCGCATCCACGAGGAGATGGGCAGCTACCTCGGCGGGGTGCATTTCGAACTGACCGGCGACGACGTCACCGAATGCATCGGGGGCGCGCGGGGCCTTACCGAGACCGATCTCGAGCGCGCCTACCTTTCGCAGGTCGATCCTCGGCTGAACTACGAGCAGGCGCTCGAACTCGCGATGCGGATCGCCGATCTGCGGGGTCGCTGA
- a CDS encoding saccharopine dehydrogenase C-terminal domain-containing protein, producing the protein MHRVLVLGAGKIGALISGLLGESGDYRIDLADLDGAAAESVVKAHGLANVRAFALDATAPEDLAAHLDAHPVDAVISGLPYFCNVPVAAAARQRGMHYFDLTEDVAVTEEVRTLAAGASTAFAPQCGLAPGFVSIAANELAAHFDEIHTVKLRVGALPQHPNNVLKYSLTWSTDGLINEYGNMCQSVEDGSIINVLPLEGLEEIEIDGNVYEAFNTSGGLGSLADSWHGRVTEMNYKTMRYPGHCNQMRLLMNGLKLNHDRDTLKRILENAVPRTLQDVVIVYVSVVGLQDGELREENYVNKVYPQIIAGRLWSAIQVTTAAGVCAVADLVICDPESHRGFVTQESFHLKDVLDNRFGRFYAHGGTNEVSARMIATGAVGHQRAKGA; encoded by the coding sequence ATGCATCGAGTACTCGTTCTCGGGGCCGGCAAGATCGGAGCCCTGATTTCCGGCCTGTTGGGCGAATCGGGCGATTATCGTATCGATCTCGCAGACCTCGACGGCGCCGCGGCGGAAAGCGTCGTCAAGGCCCATGGGCTCGCCAATGTGCGGGCTTTCGCCCTCGATGCCACCGCGCCGGAGGACCTGGCCGCCCATCTCGATGCCCATCCCGTGGATGCCGTGATCTCGGGATTGCCGTACTTCTGCAACGTGCCGGTGGCGGCGGCCGCCCGGCAGCGGGGCATGCACTATTTCGACCTGACGGAAGACGTCGCCGTCACCGAGGAGGTCCGCACGCTCGCGGCCGGCGCATCCACGGCGTTCGCCCCGCAATGCGGGCTCGCACCCGGCTTCGTCAGCATCGCGGCCAACGAGCTCGCCGCGCATTTCGACGAGATCCACACCGTCAAGCTGCGCGTCGGCGCCCTCCCCCAGCACCCGAACAACGTCCTGAAGTACTCCCTGACATGGTCGACCGACGGGTTGATCAACGAGTACGGCAACATGTGCCAGAGCGTGGAGGATGGCAGCATCATCAATGTGCTGCCGCTGGAAGGGCTGGAGGAAATAGAGATCGACGGCAACGTCTACGAGGCCTTCAATACCTCGGGCGGCCTCGGGTCGCTTGCCGACAGCTGGCACGGCCGCGTGACCGAGATGAACTACAAGACCATGCGCTACCCCGGCCACTGCAACCAGATGCGGCTGCTCATGAACGGCCTCAAGCTCAATCATGATCGCGACACCCTCAAGCGCATCCTCGAGAACGCGGTGCCCCGGACACTGCAGGACGTCGTGATCGTCTATGTTTCGGTCGTCGGGCTGCAGGACGGCGAGTTGCGTGAGGAGAACTACGTCAACAAGGTCTACCCGCAGATCATCGCCGGGCGGCTCTGGTCCGCCATCCAGGTGACGACCGCGGCAGGGGTCTGCGCCGTCGCCGATCTCGTCATCTGTGATCCCGAGTCGCATCGCGGTTTCGTCACGCAGGAGAGCTTTCACCTGAAAGACGTGCTCGACAACCGCTTCGGCCGGTTCTATGCCCATGGCGGCACCAATGAAGTATCGGCGCGAATGATCGCGACCGGGGCCGTGGGCCATCAACGCGCAAAGGGAGCATGA
- a CDS encoding aldehyde dehydrogenase family protein codes for MLEILKSLGLGEENSGAWAGSRELPGKGLVINSMNPATGETIARVRTASPDEYEDIVAAAREAFHLWRAIPAPQRGEAVRLCAEALRRHKDALGSLVSLEMGKIKAEGDGEVQEMIDVADFAVGQSRMLYGRTMHSERPGHRMYEQWHPLGVVGIISAFNFPVAVWSWNALIAAVCGDVCIWKPSPSTPLCAIAVQKICNEALAGQGFPPIFNLFVESDVAMAETFVDDERIDLVSFTGSTAVGRKVAQRVAARLGRSLLELGGNNAIIVDERANLELAVPAIVFGAVGTAGQRCTTTRRVFVHEKLFDELAHRLMHAYEQVRIGDPLDPSTLMGPLISAAAVSRYEAALERVIAHGGRVLTGGHVIDRPGHFVQPTIVKASNEWPIVQEETFGPILYLIPYHHLDEAIALNNGVRQGLSSAIFTDDLPTAERFLGATGSDCGIANVNIGTSGAEIGGAFGGEKDTGGGREAGSDSWKAYMRRQTNTINFSHELPLAQGIRFDLEG; via the coding sequence ATGCTGGAAATACTGAAAAGCCTCGGCCTCGGCGAGGAGAATTCGGGCGCCTGGGCGGGTTCCCGCGAGCTGCCCGGAAAGGGCCTGGTCATCAACTCGATGAACCCCGCCACGGGTGAGACCATCGCCCGGGTGCGCACGGCCTCTCCCGATGAGTACGAGGATATCGTCGCGGCAGCACGCGAAGCATTCCACCTGTGGCGGGCGATTCCCGCGCCGCAACGGGGCGAGGCGGTACGACTGTGCGCGGAAGCGCTGCGGCGACACAAGGACGCGCTGGGCAGCCTGGTCAGCCTGGAGATGGGCAAGATCAAGGCCGAAGGCGACGGCGAGGTCCAGGAGATGATCGATGTCGCCGATTTCGCCGTCGGCCAGTCGCGGATGCTCTACGGACGTACCATGCATTCCGAGCGTCCCGGTCATCGGATGTACGAGCAATGGCATCCCCTGGGCGTGGTCGGCATCATCAGCGCCTTCAATTTCCCTGTCGCCGTGTGGAGCTGGAACGCGCTGATCGCGGCGGTGTGCGGCGACGTATGCATCTGGAAGCCGTCCCCGAGCACCCCCCTGTGTGCGATCGCCGTGCAGAAGATCTGCAACGAAGCGCTCGCCGGACAGGGCTTCCCGCCGATCTTCAACCTGTTCGTCGAATCGGACGTCGCCATGGCCGAAACCTTCGTCGACGACGAACGCATCGACCTGGTGTCCTTCACCGGTTCCACTGCAGTAGGCCGCAAGGTCGCGCAACGCGTCGCCGCGCGGCTCGGCAGGTCGCTGCTCGAACTCGGCGGCAACAACGCGATCATCGTCGACGAACGCGCCAACCTGGAGCTCGCCGTGCCGGCGATCGTTTTTGGTGCCGTCGGCACCGCCGGCCAGCGTTGCACCACGACGCGCCGGGTGTTCGTGCACGAGAAGCTGTTCGACGAACTGGCCCATCGGCTGATGCACGCCTACGAACAGGTCCGCATCGGCGACCCGCTGGATCCGAGCACCCTGATGGGCCCGCTGATCAGCGCGGCCGCCGTCTCGCGCTACGAGGCGGCCCTCGAGAGAGTCATCGCCCATGGTGGCCGGGTGCTGACCGGCGGTCACGTCATCGACCGGCCCGGACATTTCGTCCAGCCCACGATCGTCAAGGCCAGCAACGAATGGCCGATCGTGCAGGAGGAAACCTTCGGGCCTATCCTGTACCTCATTCCCTATCACCACCTGGACGAAGCGATTGCGCTGAACAACGGGGTCCGGCAAGGCCTGTCGTCGGCCATCTTCACGGACGACCTGCCGACGGCGGAACGTTTCCTCGGCGCAACCGGGAGCGACTGCGGCATCGCCAACGTGAACATCGGCACCTCCGGCGCAGAGATCGGCGGCGCTTTCGGCGGCGAGAAGGATACGGGCGGCGGGCGCGAGGCCGGCTCGGACTCGTGGAAGGCCTACATGAGACGCCAGACCAACACCATCAACTTCAGCCATGAATTGCCGCTGGCACAGGGAATCCGCTTCGACCTGGAAGGCTGA